A genomic window from Halorubrum lacusprofundi ATCC 49239 includes:
- a CDS encoding putative RNA uridine N3 methyltransferase, translating to MRTEDGLTICVPSSVVREAEDAREATRKLGYVARAAAVFRADRLVVFPDREGERRRGGEYVRTVLGYAATPPELRKDLWGERDELRYVGVLPPLRVPWRTGSTPSGEESKTQGLVTEVGPEGRVRVNSPLREHPISLLVPSGMEVEQGERVTIRVSSREPVRARITGKPEEGFQVVEADLSEALAGDGLAVATSRHGEELSVSRLGDIVSDARKAGGYTVAFGSPERGLPEMLGLSPDGIRAAVADGRSVEPDPGFDLWLNTIPAQASEVVRTEEALFVTLGSLTLTE from the coding sequence ATGCGTACCGAAGATGGACTCACGATCTGCGTTCCCTCTTCGGTCGTCCGGGAGGCCGAAGATGCTCGCGAGGCGACTCGCAAACTCGGCTACGTCGCCCGTGCGGCGGCGGTGTTCCGGGCGGATCGACTGGTCGTCTTCCCCGACAGGGAAGGCGAGCGGCGACGGGGCGGTGAGTACGTCCGAACCGTACTGGGGTACGCTGCGACCCCGCCGGAGCTCCGGAAGGATCTCTGGGGGGAGCGCGACGAACTCCGGTACGTCGGTGTGCTCCCGCCGCTCCGCGTGCCGTGGCGGACCGGCTCGACCCCTAGCGGGGAAGAGTCGAAAACACAGGGACTCGTGACCGAGGTCGGACCTGAAGGCCGCGTCCGGGTCAATTCCCCGCTGCGGGAACACCCGATCTCCCTGCTCGTCCCCTCCGGAATGGAGGTCGAGCAGGGGGAGCGCGTCACCATCAGGGTCTCTTCGAGAGAACCGGTCCGCGCCCGCATCACCGGGAAGCCCGAGGAGGGTTTCCAGGTCGTGGAAGCGGACCTGTCGGAAGCGCTCGCCGGCGACGGCTTGGCCGTCGCGACGTCGCGACACGGAGAGGAACTCTCCGTCTCGCGGCTCGGCGACATCGTCTCGGACGCGCGGAAGGCCGGCGGCTACACCGTCGCCTTCGGCTCGCCCGAACGAGGGCTTCCGGAGATGCTCGGGCTTTCGCCCGACGGCATTCGGGCGGCCGTTGCCGACGGCCGCTCGGTCGAACCCGATCCGGGGTTCGACCTCTGGCTGAACACGATCCCGGCACAGGCGAGCGAGGTCGTCCGAACGGAGGAGGCTCTGTTCGTGACTCTCGGCTCGCTCACACTCACGGAGTAA
- a CDS encoding PQQ-dependent sugar dehydrogenase, whose protein sequence is MARHVTHPAADRRTVLRATGSLTALSLAGCLGSGGAIDDEDVGYSVERVADGFENPWGLAFLPDDGRLLVTERPGRLSLVDPEDGTRSTVQGIPEVHAAGQGGLLDVAVHPEFPGGARVYLTYAATNDAGESATHVGSGQLSLAADDSPALDGFEALHVAEPFVDSDLHFGSRATFGPDGALFVTVGDRRDTNFSPDHVSQDRSVELGSTLRLTSDGDAHPDNLFVDDAEAADAIYSYGHRNPQAMAVRPETGAIWQCEHGEEDGDEINVIERGGNYGWPVASEACRYGTDERVAPSHRERSDVVAPVHYWPCGSGGFPPSGAVFYDGDAFPDWRGDLFAGTLAGRYLGRFTVEGAGATDTAVTERDSLLADRDWRIRSLAVEPATGHLYVAVDDADAPIARIVPV, encoded by the coding sequence ATGGCGCGTCACGTCACACATCCCGCCGCCGATAGACGCACCGTGCTCCGAGCCACCGGTAGCCTCACGGCGCTCTCGCTTGCCGGCTGTCTCGGCAGCGGCGGAGCGATCGACGACGAAGACGTCGGGTATTCCGTGGAGCGTGTTGCGGACGGGTTCGAGAACCCATGGGGACTCGCGTTCCTCCCGGACGACGGGCGGCTGCTGGTCACCGAACGCCCCGGTCGGCTCTCGCTCGTCGACCCCGAGGACGGGACGCGCTCGACCGTCCAGGGGATTCCCGAGGTCCACGCCGCCGGACAGGGCGGGCTCCTCGACGTCGCGGTCCACCCCGAGTTCCCGGGCGGCGCGCGCGTGTACCTCACGTACGCCGCGACGAACGACGCGGGCGAGTCGGCGACGCACGTTGGAAGCGGGCAACTCTCTCTCGCCGCCGACGACTCTCCCGCGCTCGACGGGTTTGAGGCGCTCCACGTCGCGGAGCCGTTCGTCGACTCTGATCTCCACTTCGGCTCGCGGGCGACGTTCGGCCCGGACGGCGCGCTGTTCGTCACAGTCGGGGATCGGCGCGACACCAATTTCAGCCCGGACCACGTCTCGCAGGACCGATCTGTGGAGCTCGGCTCGACTCTTCGGCTCACTTCCGATGGAGATGCCCACCCCGATAATCTGTTCGTCGACGACGCGGAGGCGGCGGACGCGATCTACAGCTACGGGCACCGGAACCCGCAGGCGATGGCGGTGCGCCCTGAGACGGGTGCGATCTGGCAGTGCGAGCACGGTGAGGAGGACGGCGACGAGATCAACGTGATCGAGCGCGGCGGCAACTATGGCTGGCCGGTCGCCAGTGAGGCGTGTCGGTACGGCACCGACGAGCGCGTCGCCCCGAGCCACCGCGAGCGCAGCGATGTCGTCGCCCCCGTTCACTACTGGCCATGCGGCTCCGGCGGCTTCCCCCCGAGCGGGGCCGTCTTCTACGATGGCGACGCCTTCCCCGACTGGCGCGGTGACCTGTTCGCGGGGACGCTCGCCGGGCGGTATCTCGGGCGGTTCACAGTCGAGGGTGCAGGTGCTACCGACACCGCGGTGACCGAACGCGACTCCCTCCTCGCCGACCGCGACTGGCGGATCCGGTCACTCGCGGTCGAACCGGCCACGGGCCACCTCTACGTCGCCGTCGACGACGCGGATGCGCCGATCGCACGGATCGTTCCGGTCTGA
- a CDS encoding redoxin domain-containing protein: protein MIDTGVKAPDFIAPAVAGGTATELELFRLVDRHEAVVLCFAPATFVPTCTAAFAAIRDAGWHDRADLAVVALTGDSLYAGFAYADQFDLPFPIVSDFHGGIAESYDLLADSWEGHSDIPRRAVVVIAGDWTVRFAEATTDALDRPAPSPVQNATAALHEIGVDVDRPRVNYDGPW, encoded by the coding sequence ATGATCGACACCGGCGTCAAAGCGCCCGACTTCATCGCTCCCGCGGTCGCCGGTGGGACGGCGACCGAGCTGGAGCTGTTCCGGCTCGTCGACCGACACGAGGCGGTCGTCCTCTGTTTCGCGCCCGCGACGTTCGTCCCGACCTGCACCGCCGCGTTCGCCGCGATCCGCGACGCCGGGTGGCACGATCGGGCCGACCTTGCCGTCGTCGCGCTCACCGGCGACTCGCTGTACGCGGGGTTCGCGTACGCCGATCAGTTCGATCTCCCCTTCCCGATCGTTTCCGACTTCCACGGCGGGATCGCCGAATCGTACGACCTGCTGGCCGACTCGTGGGAGGGCCACTCGGACATTCCGCGCCGGGCGGTCGTCGTCATCGCTGGCGACTGGACGGTGCGGTTCGCCGAGGCGACGACGGACGCGCTCGACCGCCCGGCGCCCTCGCCCGTCCAGAACGCGACCGCGGCGCTTCACGAGATCGGGGTCGACGTCGACCGCCCGCGCGTGAACTACGACGGACCGTGGTGA
- a CDS encoding DedA family protein — protein MFDPSVATALALVESYGAVAVFVVFALEGALVGKVLPARTLFVASVVAVGVEAVAVLPVFAAAVIGATVGQSVVFVAVRRFDADPTSLAVVPVGKERLDGASRWFDRWGLPAVAASNAVPGTRGWLAVPTANASSVSAPRFAAASLVGSAAYVGALLAVGIAVALGFGGALGLLGPEWATAL, from the coding sequence GTGTTTGACCCGTCCGTCGCGACCGCGCTCGCCCTCGTCGAGAGCTACGGCGCCGTCGCGGTCTTCGTCGTGTTCGCGCTGGAGGGCGCGCTCGTCGGGAAGGTGCTCCCGGCGCGGACGCTGTTCGTCGCGTCGGTCGTCGCCGTCGGCGTCGAGGCGGTCGCGGTGCTGCCGGTGTTCGCCGCGGCGGTAATCGGCGCGACCGTGGGCCAGTCGGTCGTCTTCGTTGCCGTCCGTCGGTTCGACGCGGATCCCACGTCGCTTGCGGTGGTCCCGGTCGGCAAGGAGCGGCTCGACGGCGCGAGTCGCTGGTTCGACCGATGGGGCCTCCCCGCGGTGGCGGCCTCGAACGCGGTCCCCGGCACGCGCGGGTGGCTCGCCGTCCCCACCGCGAACGCCTCGTCCGTCTCCGCACCGCGGTTCGCCGCCGCGTCGCTGGTCGGATCCGCCGCGTACGTCGGCGCGCTGCTGGCGGTCGGTATCGCGGTGGCCCTCGGGTTCGGGGGCGCTCTCGGGCTGCTCGGCCCCGAGTGGGCTACGGCGCTATAG
- a CDS encoding acyl-CoA carboxylase subunit beta — protein MNVHVGAAATPEEAEAIAKSLAEHLGVDVDVHVGESAEPAASAEPPAIEYPLDDDLGPTDRERDLQAEIDDILEGGPEKYRDRLPEQGKLFVRDRLDLWFGGEGGTRGAGDASAADGDPAGLHFEDGKFAAFDDWHPNAPDSDAHDENDRLPGDGLLTGAAEFEGRDVHFMANDFTVKAGSMAAKGVEKFLRMQQRALKTGKPVLYLMDSSGGRIDQQSGFFANREGIGKYYYNHSMLSGAVPQICVLYGPCIAGAAYTPVFADFTVMVEGMSAMAIASPRMVKMVTGEEIEMADLGGPRVHAEESGSADLVARDEEHARELVAGLIGYLPDQAGEKPPQRETKPPKFSPDGIDELIPESPNRPYDVRDLLDRIADAESVFELKGGYGEEIVTAFCRIDGRPVGVVANDPTVRSGAIFPDAAEKAAEFIWTCDAYEIPLLYLCDTPGFMAGSQVEKDAILEKGKKMIYATSSATVPKQTVVTRKAYGAGIYAMGGPAYDPESVIGLPSGEIGIMGPEAAINAVYARKLAAIDDPEERAETEVRLREEYREDIDIHRMASEVVIDEIVPPSTLREELAARFAFYEDVEKDLPDKKHGTIL, from the coding sequence TCGCTCGCGGAGCATCTCGGCGTCGATGTCGACGTCCACGTCGGAGAGAGCGCGGAGCCCGCCGCGAGCGCCGAACCGCCGGCGATCGAGTACCCCCTCGACGACGACCTCGGCCCGACTGATCGGGAGCGCGACCTTCAGGCCGAGATCGACGACATTCTGGAAGGCGGCCCGGAGAAGTACCGCGACCGACTTCCCGAGCAGGGGAAACTGTTCGTCCGCGATCGGCTCGACCTCTGGTTCGGCGGTGAGGGCGGGACGCGCGGCGCGGGCGACGCGAGCGCGGCTGACGGCGACCCTGCCGGCCTCCACTTCGAGGACGGGAAGTTCGCCGCGTTCGACGACTGGCACCCGAACGCACCTGACAGCGACGCGCACGACGAGAACGACCGCCTCCCCGGCGACGGCCTCCTCACCGGCGCGGCCGAGTTCGAGGGGCGCGACGTGCACTTCATGGCAAACGACTTCACCGTGAAGGCGGGGTCGATGGCGGCGAAGGGCGTCGAGAAGTTCCTCCGGATGCAACAGCGCGCCCTGAAGACGGGCAAGCCCGTGCTCTACCTGATGGACTCCTCTGGTGGCCGGATCGACCAGCAGTCCGGGTTCTTCGCCAACCGTGAGGGGATCGGGAAGTACTACTACAACCACTCGATGCTCTCCGGCGCAGTCCCGCAGATCTGCGTGCTGTACGGCCCCTGTATCGCCGGCGCCGCCTACACGCCCGTCTTCGCCGATTTCACCGTGATGGTCGAGGGGATGTCCGCGATGGCGATCGCCTCCCCGCGGATGGTGAAGATGGTCACCGGCGAGGAGATCGAGATGGCGGATCTGGGCGGCCCCCGCGTCCACGCCGAGGAGTCCGGCTCCGCCGATCTTGTCGCCCGCGACGAGGAACACGCCCGGGAGCTCGTGGCCGGCCTGATCGGCTACCTCCCCGATCAGGCCGGCGAGAAGCCCCCGCAACGGGAGACGAAGCCGCCGAAATTCTCGCCTGACGGGATCGACGAACTGATCCCGGAATCGCCGAACCGCCCCTACGACGTGCGCGACCTGCTCGACCGGATCGCGGACGCGGAGTCGGTGTTCGAGCTGAAGGGGGGGTACGGCGAGGAGATCGTCACGGCGTTTTGTCGGATCGACGGCCGCCCCGTGGGCGTCGTCGCCAACGATCCGACCGTCCGCTCGGGCGCCATCTTCCCGGACGCGGCCGAGAAGGCCGCCGAGTTCATCTGGACCTGTGACGCCTACGAGATCCCCCTGCTGTACCTCTGTGACACGCCCGGCTTCATGGCCGGCTCGCAGGTCGAGAAAGACGCCATCTTGGAGAAGGGCAAGAAGATGATCTACGCCACCTCCTCCGCGACGGTCCCGAAACAGACCGTCGTGACCCGGAAGGCGTACGGTGCGGGGATCTACGCGATGGGCGGACCCGCCTACGACCCCGAGAGCGTGATCGGGCTCCCCTCCGGCGAGATCGGGATCATGGGGCCAGAGGCCGCGATCAACGCGGTGTACGCCCGGAAGCTCGCCGCAATCGACGACCCCGAGGAGCGCGCCGAGACCGAGGTGCGCCTGCGTGAGGAGTACCGCGAGGATATCGACATTCACCGGATGGCGAGCGAGGTCGTCATCGACGAGATCGTCCCGCCCTCGACGCTCCGCGAGGAACTGGCTGCCCGCTTCGCGTTCTACGAGGACGTGGAGAAGGACCTGCCGGACAAGAAACACGGGACGATCCTCTGA